A region from the Melanotaenia boesemani isolate fMelBoe1 chromosome 11, fMelBoe1.pri, whole genome shotgun sequence genome encodes:
- the lman2lb gene encoding lectin, mannose-binding 2-like b, giving the protein MAAAVRILNLFRLRSFCCLCPMFCLRNTRELTCLLVAFCVLTSQVLANDQDQEDQEFLKREYSLAKPYRGLGFSSSSQWDLMGTAMVTPDQVRLTPDLQSRQGAVWSRIPLFLKDWELKVHFKIHGQGKKNLHGDGLAIWLTKDRMQNGPVYGNMNQFTGLGIFVDTYPNAEKTHDRTFPYISMMLGNGTLPYDHDRDGRTTELGGCSAMARNAVYDNFLLVRYSKNRLTLMVDVDGKQEWRDCADVTGVRIPMGYFFGASSATGDLSDNHDIISMKLYQLTIERTPEEEEEEEEEVTIPRVDNMKQFNVEVEEEGMSGVQLFFTLLFSVLGLGVLAVVAIILYGRWKENKRKRFY; this is encoded by the exons ATGGCTGCTGCTGTCAGGATATTAAATCTGTTTCGACTGAGAAGTTTCTGTTGTTTATGTCCGATGTTCTGCCTAAGAAACACCCGTGAATTAACATGTTTGCTTGTAGCTTTTTGTGTGTTAACGAGCCAGGTGTTGGCAAACGACCAGGACCAGGAGGACCAGGAATTTTTGAAACGGGAATATTCTTTGGCAAAACCATACCGTG GTCTGGGTTTCTCTAGTTCCTCACAGTGGGATCTGATGGGAACTGCCATGGTGACACCTGATCAAGTGAGACTTACACCAGACCTGCAGAGCAGACAGGGGGCTGTGTGGAGCCGAATC CCTTTGTTTTTGAAAGATTGGGAGCTCAAGGTGCACTTCAAAATCCATGGCCAAGGAAAGAAGAACTTACACGGAGATGGACTTGCTATCTGGCTGACCAAAGATCGCATGCAAAATG GTCCTGTGTACGGCAACATGAACCAGTTCACTGGACTTGGGATATTTGTTGACACATACCCAAATGCTGAGAAGACCCATGAT AGGACTTTCCCATACATATCCATGATGCTTGGAAACGGGACCTTGCCATACGACCACGACCGTGATGGGCGGACCACTGAGCTCGGTGGATGCTCAGCGATGGCGCGCAATGCAGTTTACGACAACTTTCTTCTGGTCAGATACTCCAAAAATAGACTGACG CTCATGGTGGACGTAGATGGAAAACAGGAATGGAGAGACTGTGCTGACGTCACAGGAGTCCGGATACCGATGGGCTACTTCTTCGGTGCCTCCTCCGCTACCGGAGACCTGTCCG ATAACCATGACATCATCTCCATGAAGTTGTACCAGCTGACCATAGAGAGGActccagaggaggaggaggaggaggaagaggaggtcaCCATCCCCAGAGTtgacaacatgaaacagtttaaTG TGGaagtggaggaggaaggaaTGAGCGGTGTCCAGCTCTTCTTTACCCTCCTCTTCTCAGTGCTGGGCCTGGGTGTGCTGGCGGTGGTCGCAATTATTCTTTATGGCCgctggaaggaaaacaaacGCAAACGCTTCTACTGA
- the LOC121648427 gene encoding leukocyte surface antigen CD53-like → MNQSCASCLKGMVTFLHFLCWLCGAFVVALGEFQMMHSRFSSLTSFWLIYPANTLVTTGTMVTCVCYLGVLGGMKENRCMLITFYILLFILMLVEMAMACVFFVQSREIGTYFEKDLMSSLEIYRDSPEHKDIRDDFDAVQHLFKCCGVHGEADWKGDIPISCCIKDPCNIADQPNWKEGCLVKLRYWFAHNYLSTASGVVTMFIIQFVCLSITIPLFCHFKRRGLGYQ, encoded by the exons ATGAATCAGTCTTGTGCTAGCTGCCTGAAGGGTATGGTGACATTTCTTCATTTCCTCTGCTGG CTGTGTGGTGCCTTCGTGGTGGCATTGGGGGAGTTCCAGATGATGCACTCCAGGTTTTCTTCTCTCACCAGCTTCTGGCTCATCTACCCCGCCAATACCCTGGTCACCACTGGTACCATGGTCacctgtgtgtgttatttgggAGTGCTGGGAGGCATGAAGGAGAATCGCTGCATGCTGATTACT TTTTACATTCTGCTGTTCATCCTGATGCTGGTGGAGATGGCCATGGCCTGTGTGTTCTTTGTCCAAAGCAGAGAG ATTGGCACATACTTTGAGAAGGACCTGATGAGCAGCTTGGAGATCTACAGAGATAGTCCAGAGCACAAGGACATTAGAGATGACTTTGATGCTGTCCAGCACCTG TTTAAATGCTGTGGAGTTCATGGTGAGGCCGACTGGAAAGGGGATATCCCCATCTCCTGCTGTATTAAAGATCCCTGTAACATTGCCGACCAGCCCAACTGGAAAGAG GGTTGTCTGGTGAAATTGAGGTACTGGTTTGCCCATAACTATCTCAGTACGGCATCAGGAGTCGTCACAATGTTCATCATCCAG TTTGTTTGTCTGAGTATCACCATCCCTCTCTTTTGCCACTTCAAACGACGGGGACTTGGCTACCAGTGA